The Thermomicrobiales bacterium genome contains the following window.
GAAGACGTGGCCCAGGTGCGAGTGGCAGCGACCGCAGCGCACCTCGGTGCGAGTCATGCTGTGGGAGCGATCCTCGACATACTCGACCGCGTCCGGCGTGGCCGTCTCGGTGAAGCTCGGCCAGCCACAGCTCGAATGAAACTTCGCGTCGCTGTTGAACAGCAGGTTGCCGCAGGCGCCGCAGCGATACGTTCCATCGTCGAAGACCTCGACGAATTCGCCGGTGAACGGCGCTTCGGTGCCGGCCTGCCGTAGGACCCGGTACTGCTGCGGCGTCAGGCTCTTGCGCCACTCCTCGTCAGTTACCGGAATGCTCTTCAATTCAGTGTCCGCCATCTATGCCTCCAGATGTTCTCTGTGTCAATCAGTCTCGCCGCATGTAGGAGAGCGCCTCGCGGTGTGGAAGCGCGTCGCCTGCGTAGGTGAATGTGCCCTGTTCCAGCACTTCGCGTGCCGCTCGCATGAACGCGCCCAGCGCGGCGCGAGCCATCGATCCGCCGACGCTGATCCGCGTCACGCCGACCTCGGCCAGCTGATCGACAGACCAGGTCGGCCCGCTCAACCCCATCACGACGTTCACGGGCCGGGGGACCGACGCGCAGACCTCGCGGATTGCGTCCAGGCTGGGGAGGCCGGGCGCATACAGCACGTCCGCTCCGGCGTCGGCGAACGCCTGCAGCCGGCGGATCGTGTCGTCCAGGTCTGGCCGGCCGTGCAGGAAGTTCTCCGCGCGGGCAGTCAGGACGAAGTTGCTGGCCCGGGCGGCCTCGGCCGCCGCCACCACGCGCTCGACCGCGACGTCGAAGGGGTAGATCGGCGCCGAGTCGTCGCCGGAGGCGTCTTCGATCGAGCCGCCGGCCAGCCCCGTTTCGGCCGCGAGCCGGACCGTCTCGGCGCAGTCCTCGGGCGTGCGGCCAAACATATTGAGTAGATCGGCCGAGACCGGCAGGTCAGTCGCCTCGACGATCTCACGAGCGTTGGCCAGCGCGCCGTCGCGCGTCAGTGTGTCCGGCAGATCAACCCGCCCGACCGAGAACGCGTAGCCGGCGCTGGTCGTCGCCAGCGCCTCAAAGCCAAGCGCGGTCAGGATCCGGGCGCTGCCGGCGTCCCACGGGTTCGGGATGACGAACGCGCCGGGCCGCTCGTGGAGGGCGCGGAACGTCTCGACCTTCTGCTCGCGTGTCAACATCTCTGTGTTCGTCTCCTCTATCGTTAGCGTACAGCTGCCTTTGCCGC
Protein-coding sequences here:
- the msrB gene encoding peptide-methionine (R)-S-oxide reductase MsrB; translated protein: MADTELKSIPVTDEEWRKSLTPQQYRVLRQAGTEAPFTGEFVEVFDDGTYRCGACGNLLFNSDAKFHSSCGWPSFTETATPDAVEYVEDRSHSMTRTEVRCGRCHSHLGHVFEDGPADRGGLRYCMNSVALNLDRQ
- a CDS encoding isocitrate lyase/phosphoenolpyruvate mutase family protein; its protein translation is MLTREQKVETFRALHERPGAFVIPNPWDAGSARILTALGFEALATTSAGYAFSVGRVDLPDTLTRDGALANAREIVEATDLPVSADLLNMFGRTPEDCAETVRLAAETGLAGGSIEDASGDDSAPIYPFDVAVERVVAAAEAARASNFVLTARAENFLHGRPDLDDTIRRLQAFADAGADVLYAPGLPSLDAIREVCASVPRPVNVVMGLSGPTWSVDQLAEVGVTRISVGGSMARAALGAFMRAAREVLEQGTFTYAGDALPHREALSYMRRD